One window of Aspergillus oryzae RIB40 DNA, chromosome 3 genomic DNA carries:
- a CDS encoding cytochrome P450 (cytochrome P450 CYP3/CYP5/CYP6/CYP9 subfamilies) — protein MEALPTYLESFWHSGGGTMGISILVMLSTFLALGTIFVYRIWLHPLSGFPGPKCCSVSSIPVAWAQLRGRNHEFVSSLHRKYGSVVRISPSELSFISGAAWNDIYSRSKGRPALERDRTFFNDMLVDPETITMANEATHSRIRRAMAPAFSPRALLEQEPIIQANIKLLMDKLEARAGSGGAPTDLRAWFNYTTFDLIGDLAFGESFGCLATSTCHEWVQFVLDHFYTSTLLHVVHRFHPFNRVLAALLPKSLIEKRKAHDSMTLTKVHRRLEVQGRRNDFTQHLLDAAEAGTLSSREVEKQASVLILAGSETTSVALTFAIYLVLTNKPVLDQLNDELHSTFKEEQEINLLSVNQLKYLHAVIQEALRFCPPISNGFPRQTPPQGATVDGMFIPGKTVVNINHWAAYRSPRNFTLPEQFLPERWLGDPRFDEDAKDVFQPFSVGPRNCIGKKFAYDSMKLILAKFLWRFKPTLLDKSRSWLAHQPTFVSFHQPPLLVDLEIKGSDAFPVRE, from the exons ATGGAAGCCTTGCCAACCTACCTCGAAAGTTTCTGGCATAGTGGAGGAGGTACCATGGGAATTTCAATTTTGGTTATGCTGTCC ACATTCCTGGCCTTGGGAACAATATTCGTCTACAGAATCTGGCTGCATCCGCTCTCAGGGTTTCCCGGCCCCAAGTGCTGCTCTGTGTCTTCGATACCTGTTGCATGGGCTCAGTTACGGGGGCGGAATCATGAATTTGTCTCTTCCCTCCATAGAAAGTACGGAAGTGTTGTTCGTATCAGCCCGAGTGAgctttccttcatctcggGAGCAGCATGGAACGACATCTATTCGCGAAGCAAGGGTAGACCGGCCTTGGAGCGTGATCGGACATTCTTCAATGACATGTTAGTCGACCCGGAGACAATTACCATGGCTAACGAGGCCACGCATAGTCGGATAAGGCGCGCTATGGCACCGGCCTTTTCACCTCGCGCCCTCCTGGAGCAAGAACCCATCATCCAAGCCAATATAAAGCTGCTCATGGATAAGCTCGAAGCTCGGGCAGGGAGTGGAGGAGCTCCCACGGACCTGCGAGCATGGTTTAACTACACCACATTTGACCTGATTGGCGACCTTGCCTTCGGGGAATCATTTGGCTGCCTGGCCACCTCCACCTGTCATGAATGGGTGCAGTTTGTACTGGACCACTTCTACACATCTACGCTTCTACATGTGGTGCACCGGTTCCATCCATTCAACCGAGTACTGGCCGCGCTGTTGCCAAAATCACTAATCGAAAAACGAAAGGCACATGACAGTATGACTTTGACAAAGGTGCATCGTCGACTGGAGGTGCAAGGCCGGCGAAATGATTTCACACAGCACCTGTTGGATGCAGCAGAGGCGGGCACCCTATCGTCCCGGGAGGTAGAAAAACAGGCGAGTGTCTTAATCCTAGCCGGAAGTGAAACTACATCGGTGGCACTCACCTTTGCGATATACCTCGTATTGACAAACAAACCGGTCCTGGATCAACTGAATGATGAGCTGCATAGCACTTTCaaagaggagcaggagatcAATCTGCTGTCGGTTAATCAATTGAAATACCTCCATGCGGTGATTCAAGAAGCTTTGCGGTTTTGTCCCCCTATTTCCAACGGATTTCCACGACAGACTCCTCCACAAGGAGCTACAGTTGACGGAATGTTTATACCAGGCAAG ACCGTTGTCAACATAAACCACTGGGCTGCCTATCGGTCCCCTCGAAATTTTACTCTCCCCGAGCAATTCCTACCAGAGCGATGGCTCGGAGATCCACGTTTCGACGAGGACGCTAAAGATGTATTTCAGCCGTTTTCCGTTGGCCCTCGAAACTGCATTGGAAAGAA GTTTGCGTATGACAGCATGAAGCTCATCTTAGCCAAATTTCTGTGGAGATTCAAACCCACTCTGCTGGACAAAAGCCGAAGCTGGCTGGCCCATCAGCCAACCTTTGTATCCTTTCACCAGCCGCCATTGTTGGTAGACTTGGAAATCAAGGGCAGTGACGCTTTCCCAGTCCGTgaatga
- a CDS encoding SDR family NAD(P)-dependent oxidoreductase (dehydrogenases with different specificities (related to short-chain alcohol dehydrogenases)) gives MTGNEQKFSLQGKVAIVTGAGSGIGRETALCLANAGANVVVAEANETTGKETAAKVSAQTGSRGLFILTDVSRSESVQAMVIATIEAFGRLDIAVNNAALHPDASPIAELHEDHWQKIIGVNLVGVAFCLKWELQQMIQQGGGGSIINISSATINRPQEKMSAYIAAKHGITGLTQTAAVENGRHGIRVNALAPGGVATDLTMATMQELGLTEENEAARSSLFKRFAKPEEIAQSVLWLASDAASYVTGATIAVDSGLSLI, from the coding sequence ATGACGGGAAACGAGCAGAAATTCTCGCTCCAGGGCAAGGTTGCCATTGTGACCGGTGCTGGGTCCggaattggaagagaaacggCATTGTGTCTCGCCAATGCTGGGGCAAATGTAGTCGTGGCTGAAGCTAATGAAACGACGGGCAAGGAGACTGCGGCCAAGGTTTCCGCACAAACAGGCAGTCGAGGCCTGTTTATCCTGACCGATGTGTCTCGGAGCGAAAGCGTCCAGGCCATGGTCATCGCCACCATCGAGGCCTTTGGGCGTCTCGATATTGCAGTGAACAACGCCGCCCTGCACCCAGACGCATCCCCTATCGCAGAACTCCACGAGGATCACTGGCAGAAGATCATCGGGGTGAACCTTGTGGGCGTCGCATTCTGTCTCAAGTGGGAACTTCAGCAGATGATCCAGCAAGGGGGTGGTGGCTCCATTATCAACATCAGCTCTGCCACAATCAACCGGCCCCAAGAAAAAATGTCAGCGTACATCGCCGCGAAGCACGGTATCACTGGTTTGACTCAGACGGCTGCTGTCGAGAATGGACGACACGGAATTCGGGTTAATGCGCTCGCCCCAGGGGGGGTGGCCACTGATCTGACGATGGCGACCATGCAGGAATTAGGGCTCACCGAGGAAAACGAGGCGGCCCGGAGTAGCCTCTTCAAACGATTCGCGAAGCCCGAAGAAATCGCGCAATCGGTACTTTGGCTAGCATCAGATGCTGCTTCGTACGTTACTGGGGCCACTATTGCCGTGGATTCAGGACTGTCGTTGATTTGA